One window of Bacillus sp. FJAT-45350 genomic DNA carries:
- a CDS encoding glycosyl hydrolase — protein sequence MKWHGNPTLYKQKFQLVSKIMKEDAPNVAMAWVPNSVPVHNIDEYYPGDQWVDWIGVNLYNAPYFNGEASQPAEYVNPLDLVEPIYQTYADRKPIMIGEYGASHFTTVGNQDVTKFGTTKMNMFYHGLKMKYPRVKSLHHQIETGPEIRNNTNLCTRSLHFRTLESKSAI from the coding sequence GTGAAATGGCATGGTAATCCCACTCTATATAAGCAGAAGTTCCAGCTAGTTTCAAAAATCATGAAAGAAGATGCACCAAATGTGGCAATGGCTTGGGTACCAAATAGTGTGCCGGTTCACAACATTGATGAATACTACCCTGGTGACCAGTGGGTTGACTGGATAGGGGTAAATTTATATAATGCTCCTTATTTCAACGGAGAGGCAAGCCAGCCTGCAGAATATGTGAATCCGTTAGATTTAGTTGAACCAATCTATCAAACTTACGCAGACAGAAAGCCCATCATGATTGGGGAATATGGTGCGAGTCATTTTACTACAGTAGGTAATCAAGATGTAACAAAGTTTGGGACAACAAAGATGAACATGTTTTATCACGGGCTAAAAATGAAATATCCACGAGTAAAGTCCCTTCATCATCAAATTGAAACCGGACCGGAAATTCGTAACAATACAAACCTTTGTACCCGTTCGCTTCATTTCAGAACACTTGAGAGCAAGAGTGCAATATAA
- a CDS encoding copper amine oxidase N-terminal domain-containing protein — MNPFVGSFENGQAISLQVPAKVINGSTLVPVRFVSESLGAQVKWDSATRSVIVYEGSSTSLLNFEPYISVNDDLWVINYGIRPFENILSVTWGGYTAKTNVDLPTNRLENVGYSFNAQDFGMTQQKFNELSESQPPVTIGTTIGSQTVEMGTCDECRQQVEQEKQLQQEYADDFFRAIFYNQPDAVASYLAGGINPNITTESRSSWLHQESISPAILEASGGNVQKSQFYATTTDGITFSTNDLIGIVQLTSADTIQFATRDTVFIATGTTSGDTLTIRLTDLDSDTNSTKRSFPVSEEDFRFTAGYVLSSRDITGDIEK; from the coding sequence TTGAACCCTTTTGTTGGTTCGTTTGAAAACGGACAAGCTATTAGTTTACAGGTTCCGGCAAAGGTGATTAACGGAAGTACGTTAGTTCCTGTTCGTTTTGTGAGTGAATCATTAGGGGCACAAGTAAAGTGGGACAGTGCAACTCGTTCGGTGATTGTCTATGAAGGAAGTTCTACGAGCTTACTAAATTTCGAGCCATACATCTCAGTAAATGATGACCTTTGGGTGATTAACTACGGAATTCGTCCTTTTGAAAACATTTTATCAGTAACTTGGGGTGGCTACACAGCAAAGACTAATGTAGATCTGCCAACAAATAGACTTGAAAATGTTGGATATAGCTTCAATGCACAAGACTTTGGAATGACACAGCAAAAGTTTAATGAGCTTTCTGAATCACAGCCTCCTGTCACAATTGGAACAACTATTGGCTCTCAAACAGTTGAAATGGGAACATGTGATGAGTGTCGTCAGCAAGTGGAACAGGAGAAGCAGCTTCAGCAGGAGTATGCAGATGATTTCTTCCGAGCGATTTTCTATAATCAACCAGATGCGGTAGCATCATATTTAGCAGGTGGTATAAACCCAAATATTACGACAGAGTCTCGTTCGAGCTGGTTACACCAGGAGAGTATAAGTCCTGCAATCTTAGAAGCCTCTGGTGGAAATGTGCAGAAGTCTCAATTCTATGCAACTACTACAGATGGAATTACTTTTAGTACTAATGATTTAATTGGAATTGTACAATTAACATCAGCGGATACAATACAATTTGCTACCCGAGATACGGTATTTATTGCTACGGGAACAACATCAGGTGATACATTAACTATAAGATTAACAGACTTAGATAGTGATACTAATTCAACAAAGCGTTCTTTCCCAGTTTCTGAAGAGGACTTTAGGTTTACAGCGGGATATGTTCTATCTAGTAGAGATATAACTGGTGATATTGAAAAATAA
- a CDS encoding X2-like carbohydrate binding domain-containing protein: MRYSKRVLSLIIITILIFLSIQPQVLANFIEPIGDSQFDKHRDKQVDLSFRLNSAAYNELALFKSGFPTDEAEYTTADLIELSLSDEHYFVSNDTLTLKREFLAEQSVGGLLMWMRHDTYSVTSFDLIIIDTTPVIITDSTQFDKNVTNQKDIEVIYNGFDSELSSIKLGDEVLNGGQHYTYTSADSVQFSKEFLSQQDVGMKVFKFHFDDGTEVDYKIEIIDTTIYNSTITPMLIDFDKHPSKREDIVVEMDLKGNTLEEIKKGPILLNRGQDYTVSGNKVTLKKEYLLKQRKDEPLELVFEFNQGNQATMRIFIYDTSEPPTAPVITLRGEAEIKFYVNTPYVDAGAIAYSETDGYIDTNIVRNSNVNVNEPGQYVVSYEVTDSTGRTALPVIRYVTVQPRKVTALSQQSGTIKVTGGFPAADVILYNKNNNRIAVTRLNRTGEAKFTNVPVDTGYYIKQVINYVESEASNKVNVSGPKPTNVRGSSGASGTIDVFGAEPRATIQLFDRSGNLIDSKRANRDGEYQFRRLDIGTGYFVVQSINGLNSVASSSVNVEGVGAARITGSWGGAETIDVTNAVPRANLTLYDNAGKQVMNGRADTNGRFQFRRVPVGSNYYVKQTVNRIEGPASNKANVSSTPQSIDVVNITGSNGGSGSIKVEGAEANATLRLFNNNNQLIATASANSSGMYEFKSVPNGSDYYVRQISKGMTSNQSNRVTVSGKKDERPIPTKPTQNRAPAPTPTNPTSPSNPGPAPVPPPQQPGETRDFSDIRGNWAEDSIKALARRGAIGGYQDGTFRPNNQITRAEFAAILVRAMNIQGTGTREFQDTRSHWAKDAIAIASENRIVNGYSKHQFGPNDPVTREQMVVMVARAGKLPIVDGGRTHFNDQQQISLWAEAYIHSIVESNIASGFSDNTFRPKQQATRAEAATIIKRMLQ, from the coding sequence ATGAGATATTCTAAGCGTGTTCTCTCGTTAATTATTATAACGATTTTGATTTTTCTTTCTATTCAACCACAAGTTTTAGCGAACTTTATAGAACCTATAGGAGATAGTCAGTTTGATAAGCATAGAGACAAGCAAGTGGATTTGAGCTTTAGATTAAACAGTGCAGCTTATAATGAATTAGCACTCTTTAAAAGTGGATTTCCCACTGATGAAGCAGAATATACGACAGCTGATTTAATTGAATTGTCCCTCAGTGACGAACATTACTTTGTTTCAAATGATACTCTTACGTTAAAGAGAGAGTTTTTAGCAGAACAAAGCGTCGGTGGTTTATTAATGTGGATGAGGCATGATACTTATTCGGTGACTTCATTTGATCTTATTATTATCGACACTACGCCAGTCATAATCACTGACTCTACACAATTCGATAAGAACGTAACTAATCAGAAAGATATTGAAGTCATCTATAATGGTTTTGATAGTGAGTTATCATCGATAAAGTTAGGTGATGAAGTGCTAAATGGTGGTCAACACTATACATACACTTCTGCAGATTCTGTACAGTTCAGTAAGGAGTTTTTATCACAACAAGATGTAGGCATGAAAGTATTCAAATTTCATTTTGATGATGGGACAGAAGTAGATTACAAGATTGAGATTATTGATACAACCATTTACAACAGTACAATTACACCAATGTTGATTGATTTTGATAAACATCCGTCAAAACGAGAGGATATTGTTGTAGAGATGGACTTAAAAGGAAATACGTTAGAAGAAATAAAGAAAGGTCCTATACTTCTTAATAGAGGTCAAGATTATACCGTATCTGGGAACAAAGTAACCTTAAAAAAAGAGTATTTATTAAAGCAAAGAAAAGATGAACCACTTGAGTTAGTGTTTGAATTTAATCAAGGTAACCAAGCTACAATGAGAATTTTTATTTACGATACATCTGAACCTCCTACAGCCCCCGTTATAACCTTAAGAGGGGAAGCTGAGATAAAATTCTATGTCAACACGCCATATGTTGATGCTGGCGCAATCGCATATAGTGAAACGGATGGATACATCGATACAAACATTGTTCGAAATAGCAATGTGAATGTAAATGAACCAGGGCAGTATGTAGTGAGTTATGAGGTAACAGATTCCACTGGTCGAACGGCACTGCCAGTAATAAGATATGTGACTGTACAACCACGAAAGGTGACAGCTCTTTCTCAACAGTCTGGTACAATTAAAGTCACTGGAGGATTTCCTGCTGCTGATGTCATTCTATATAACAAGAATAATAATAGAATAGCGGTTACCAGATTGAACCGCACGGGAGAAGCAAAATTTACAAATGTACCTGTGGATACTGGGTATTATATTAAACAAGTAATTAATTATGTAGAAAGTGAAGCTTCAAATAAGGTAAATGTATCAGGACCGAAACCAACAAATGTACGAGGTAGTTCTGGAGCTTCGGGTACGATTGATGTATTCGGTGCAGAGCCTAGAGCAACAATCCAACTATTTGACCGTTCTGGAAACTTAATTGATTCAAAACGTGCCAATCGAGATGGTGAATATCAATTTCGGAGATTAGACATAGGAACTGGTTATTTTGTTGTTCAATCTATCAATGGTCTAAATAGCGTTGCTTCTTCTAGTGTAAATGTTGAAGGTGTTGGTGCAGCAAGAATTACTGGTAGTTGGGGTGGAGCAGAAACGATTGATGTAACAAACGCTGTACCTCGTGCTAATTTAACATTATATGATAATGCTGGTAAGCAAGTCATGAATGGTAGGGCCGATACGAATGGAAGGTTCCAATTTAGAAGGGTACCTGTTGGCTCAAATTACTATGTGAAGCAAACGGTTAATCGAATTGAAGGACCAGCTTCCAATAAAGCAAATGTTTCTTCTACACCTCAATCAATTGATGTTGTGAATATTACAGGGTCAAATGGTGGTTCGGGTAGTATAAAGGTAGAAGGGGCAGAAGCCAACGCTACCTTAAGACTCTTTAATAATAACAATCAATTGATTGCAACAGCTTCTGCAAATTCATCAGGAATGTATGAGTTTAAAAGTGTACCAAATGGCTCTGATTATTATGTAAGGCAAATATCTAAGGGTATGACAAGCAACCAATCAAATCGTGTTACTGTATCAGGCAAAAAGGATGAGAGACCAATTCCGACAAAGCCAACACAAAACCGAGCTCCAGCTCCAACACCAACGAATCCTACAAGTCCAAGTAACCCGGGACCAGCACCTGTTCCACCACCACAACAACCGGGTGAGACACGTGATTTTTCAGATATTCGTGGTAATTGGGCAGAAGATTCTATTAAAGCATTGGCTAGAAGAGGGGCAATTGGTGGATATCAAGATGGAACATTTAGACCAAACAATCAGATCACACGAGCAGAGTTTGCTGCTATTCTTGTTAGGGCTATGAATATACAAGGAACTGGAACGAGAGAGTTCCAAGATACTAGAAGTCACTGGGCGAAAGATGCGATTGCGATTGCGAGTGAAAATAGAATAGTTAATGGTTATAGTAAACACCAGTTTGGACCTAATGACCCGGTTACCCGTGAACAAATGGTAGTAATGGTTGCACGAGCAGGAAAATTACCCATTGTGGATGGAGGAAGAACGCATTTTAATGACCAACAGCAAATCTCTCTTTGGGCGGAAGCCTATATACATTCAATTGTAGAAAGTAATATAGCTTCTGGATTCTCAGATAATACATTTAGACCCAAACAACAAGCAACACGAGCAGAAGCAGCTACGATTATTAAGAGAATGCTACAATAG
- a CDS encoding efflux RND transporter periplasmic adaptor subunit, which translates to MKKIFSLKGFITSVVAASVLVGCSNTEEVVQEVRHIPVEVSGVSFGNLDGTNQITGTIVSDNDVNIVPKASGELVELDIRRGDVVSRGDVIGRIDDTDERNALRQEESRLRQAQTGLQRAETGRVSASGSVAQAEASLRQAEAQLREAREQRENNLSSMDLDIRNAELAYEEARKNLERMEALYEDGLISTQQYEDAVNAESRAKISLDQVKLAESQARSEVSLSAIQASVDQARVGVQTSQSAVREAEIGVREAEASVEQAEIALEQAQRRLEDKVITAPASGEIITLDAELGELVGNQSPIAQIISLDSVKVSVNVTAEQLMLFERDDVVDIQVAGKEELMSGVISFISSTSGGSGLFTVEAEIDNSERELRPGMVATIQLDEVLAHDSIIVPTRAVMERSGDTFVFVVEEGVAIRKEIEVVRYDTEFTAISGDVHEDARVVIRGQNLLDDGDLVQIVEEE; encoded by the coding sequence ATGAAGAAAATCTTTTCGTTAAAAGGTTTTATTACTTCAGTAGTTGCTGCAAGTGTATTAGTAGGATGTAGCAATACAGAAGAGGTTGTTCAGGAGGTAAGACATATACCTGTTGAAGTAAGTGGTGTAAGCTTTGGTAATTTGGATGGAACAAACCAAATTACAGGAACGATTGTTTCCGATAATGACGTTAATATCGTTCCAAAGGCTAGTGGTGAACTAGTAGAGTTGGATATTCGTCGAGGAGATGTCGTAAGTCGTGGTGATGTAATTGGTCGTATTGATGATACTGATGAGCGTAATGCATTACGACAAGAGGAATCTCGTCTACGTCAAGCACAAACTGGTTTGCAACGTGCAGAAACAGGACGTGTATCTGCTTCAGGAAGTGTAGCTCAAGCAGAAGCATCGTTACGTCAAGCAGAAGCACAGCTAAGAGAAGCAAGAGAACAACGTGAAAATAATTTAAGTAGTATGGATTTAGATATTAGAAATGCAGAGCTTGCATATGAAGAAGCAAGAAAGAATTTAGAGCGTATGGAGGCTCTATATGAAGATGGACTAATTTCAACACAGCAATATGAGGATGCAGTCAATGCAGAAAGTCGTGCCAAGATATCTCTAGACCAAGTAAAGCTTGCAGAGTCGCAAGCTCGTAGTGAGGTAAGTTTATCTGCGATTCAAGCATCGGTTGATCAAGCTCGTGTTGGAGTTCAAACGTCTCAATCTGCTGTACGTGAAGCGGAAATTGGAGTGCGCGAAGCAGAAGCTAGTGTTGAACAAGCAGAGATTGCACTAGAACAAGCACAGAGACGATTAGAGGATAAAGTAATAACAGCTCCAGCATCAGGAGAAATCATTACTTTGGATGCGGAGCTTGGTGAATTAGTTGGAAATCAAAGTCCAATTGCTCAAATTATATCATTAGACTCAGTAAAGGTAAGTGTCAATGTAACAGCAGAGCAATTGATGCTATTTGAACGAGATGATGTTGTTGACATTCAGGTTGCAGGAAAAGAAGAATTAATGTCAGGGGTTATTAGCTTTATTTCATCTACAAGCGGTGGTTCAGGACTTTTTACTGTAGAAGCTGAAATTGACAATTCTGAGCGCGAGTTAAGACCTGGGATGGTAGCTACGATTCAATTAGATGAAGTTCTTGCCCATGACAGTATCATTGTACCAACAAGGGCAGTTATGGAACGTTCTGGTGATACATTTGTATTTGTTGTTGAAGAGGGAGTAGCTATTCGGAAAGAGATTGAGGTTGTTCGATATGATACTGAATTTACAGCAATAAGTGGAGATGTTCATGAAGATGCTCGAGTAGTCATTAGAGGACAAAACCTCCTTGATGATGGGGACTTAGTTCAAATAGTAGAGGAGGAGTAA
- a CDS encoding efflux RND transporter permease subunit codes for MKLVETSIKRPVGVMIIVITAIILGAVALKDLAVDLFPEMDLPVAVVTTSYQGAAPQEVEELVTRPIEEVLSGLDGIDTIQSISQPNSSMVILMFNFGTNIDSALNEIREGIDRVSGNLPDDAGSPRAMRIDPTAQPVMWVSLTGDTTLDRLQLIAENDIQPRFERVDGVASVGLEGGIEREIRVNLNQGSLASYGLSGNQVVQALGAENQAISAGTIIRGNQELQLRIDGEYTSVEDIENTQIELAEGGAVRVRDVATVLDTFKEQTLYSRVNGSDALVFSVMKQSDANTVQVSAGMHDTIDRMQAEMAERGLELQVAVDTADFIRDTIDSVMRNLIIGGILAIAVLLLFFRNVRTTLVLGISMPIAVISTFTLMYFTGQTLNILSMGGLALGIGMMVDSSIVILENIFKKREQGLSMAEAAKEGGSELASAVVASTLTTAVVFLPIVFVEGIAAEMFRPLALTVVFALTAALIVALTIVPMLSSKLLGNVSISFDGNENPGFVDRILNKLRDIYGSFLSKCLNMRKRVIAVVLAAFVGALALIPFVGFEFMPAADDGQVQISVELQTGIDIFETERVSEIIYERVQNEYSDVLDMMLVTIGGSSGFQQVANSHIAEYFVTLIPSTERQMTTQQFINGVDNLISDIPGTEITVTAAGGGMGGGSPIGIEIAGDDLDVLADLSQQVIWILEDIPGTANVDSSVGEGRPEVQVVVDRELAHQYGLSYRQVMDEVRLGFSGQTATYYRENGDEFDVTVSLPEESRTTIRDLETLVIRNNVGMNVPLSAVTELRQIQGPVEINRKDQTRQVNVTSDVRDRDLGSVSQDIQAQLDSVSLPEGYTINMGGETEQMMEAFGQLLLALVLGIFLVYAVMAIQFESFTYPFIIMFSLPTMLIGVVLGLLVTNISLSISAFIGLIMLAGIVVNNGIILVDYINILRRQGIDRVEAIIEAGKSRLRPILMTTLTTALAMVPIAIGLGEGTETQQPMAIVIVFGLFSSTFFTLVLVPVMYLVIDNMNNMVKRLLTRSKKGAGEVEIAEEK; via the coding sequence GTGAAGTTAGTTGAAACGTCGATAAAACGACCAGTTGGGGTTATGATAATCGTCATTACGGCCATCATCTTAGGGGCAGTAGCTCTTAAGGATTTAGCTGTAGATTTATTCCCCGAAATGGACCTTCCTGTTGCAGTTGTAACGACGAGCTACCAAGGAGCTGCACCGCAGGAAGTAGAAGAACTTGTCACAAGGCCAATTGAAGAAGTTTTAAGTGGACTTGATGGGATTGATACGATTCAATCAATCTCTCAACCTAATTCATCAATGGTTATATTAATGTTTAACTTTGGTACCAATATAGATAGCGCATTAAATGAAATAAGAGAAGGTATTGACCGCGTTTCTGGGAATCTACCAGATGATGCGGGTTCGCCTAGGGCCATGCGAATTGACCCTACTGCTCAACCTGTGATGTGGGTTAGCTTGACGGGAGATACAACGTTAGATAGGCTCCAATTGATAGCTGAAAATGATATCCAACCAAGATTTGAACGAGTAGATGGTGTCGCATCTGTTGGCCTTGAGGGTGGGATTGAACGGGAAATTCGCGTCAATTTAAATCAAGGTAGTCTAGCCTCTTATGGGCTTAGCGGTAATCAGGTTGTTCAAGCATTAGGTGCTGAAAACCAAGCGATTTCTGCAGGAACGATTATTAGAGGGAACCAAGAATTACAATTAAGAATCGATGGAGAATATACATCTGTTGAAGATATTGAAAATACTCAGATTGAACTTGCTGAAGGTGGAGCGGTTCGTGTCAGAGATGTGGCTACTGTCCTAGACACATTTAAAGAACAAACTCTATATTCTCGTGTAAATGGAAGTGATGCGCTTGTCTTTTCTGTTATGAAGCAATCGGATGCCAATACTGTACAAGTATCTGCTGGAATGCATGACACGATTGACCGTATGCAAGCAGAAATGGCGGAGCGTGGTCTTGAGTTACAAGTAGCGGTTGATACAGCTGACTTTATCCGAGATACGATTGATTCGGTCATGCGTAACTTAATTATCGGGGGAATTCTTGCTATCGCAGTTCTCTTGTTATTCTTCCGTAATGTTCGAACGACTCTTGTATTGGGAATTTCAATGCCAATAGCTGTTATTTCAACGTTTACTCTAATGTATTTTACAGGGCAAACACTTAATATTCTCTCAATGGGGGGGCTTGCTCTAGGGATTGGAATGATGGTAGATAGTTCAATCGTTATTCTAGAAAATATCTTTAAAAAGCGTGAGCAGGGCTTAAGTATGGCAGAAGCAGCAAAAGAAGGTGGATCAGAGCTTGCATCTGCGGTCGTGGCCTCGACGTTGACAACAGCAGTCGTATTCTTGCCAATTGTCTTTGTTGAAGGTATTGCAGCAGAAATGTTCCGTCCATTAGCTTTGACAGTCGTATTTGCACTAACAGCAGCCCTAATAGTGGCCTTAACGATTGTACCGATGCTTTCATCAAAGCTTTTAGGGAATGTGAGTATTTCGTTTGATGGGAATGAAAATCCAGGATTTGTTGATCGTATCTTAAATAAACTACGTGATATATATGGAAGCTTCCTATCAAAGTGTTTAAATATGCGAAAAAGAGTAATTGCTGTTGTCTTGGCAGCATTTGTCGGAGCGTTAGCGCTCATTCCGTTTGTTGGATTTGAATTTATGCCTGCTGCAGATGATGGCCAAGTTCAAATATCCGTAGAATTACAGACGGGAATAGATATTTTTGAAACAGAACGAGTATCTGAAATTATTTATGAGCGAGTTCAAAATGAATATAGTGACGTTTTGGATATGATGTTGGTGACGATTGGTGGTTCAAGTGGCTTTCAACAGGTGGCTAACTCTCATATCGCTGAATACTTTGTAACACTGATTCCATCCACAGAGCGACAAATGACAACACAACAATTTATTAATGGAGTGGATAATTTAATTAGTGACATTCCAGGAACTGAAATTACTGTGACTGCTGCCGGTGGAGGCATGGGCGGTGGGTCGCCAATTGGAATTGAAATTGCTGGTGATGACTTAGATGTATTAGCTGACCTTTCACAACAAGTGATTTGGATATTAGAAGATATTCCTGGTACAGCTAATGTTGATAGTTCAGTCGGTGAAGGAAGACCAGAAGTACAGGTCGTTGTGGACCGTGAACTAGCTCATCAATATGGACTTTCCTACCGTCAAGTAATGGATGAAGTCAGACTAGGATTTAGTGGTCAAACAGCTACGTATTATCGTGAGAATGGGGATGAGTTTGATGTTACGGTTTCTCTTCCGGAAGAAAGCCGGACAACGATTCGTGATTTAGAAACCCTAGTAATTCGTAATAATGTAGGCATGAATGTTCCATTATCAGCCGTGACTGAATTGAGGCAAATTCAAGGTCCGGTTGAAATTAATCGAAAAGATCAAACGCGACAGGTTAACGTAACAAGTGATGTCCGTGATCGAGATTTAGGAAGTGTTTCTCAAGATATTCAAGCTCAGTTAGATAGCGTCAGCCTTCCTGAGGGGTATACGATTAACATGGGCGGAGAAACAGAACAAATGATGGAAGCCTTTGGACAATTACTGCTAGCCTTGGTATTAGGAATTTTCCTTGTCTATGCTGTCATGGCGATTCAATTTGAATCGTTTACGTATCCATTTATCATTATGTTCTCTCTCCCTACAATGCTCATTGGGGTGGTTCTCGGGTTGTTAGTTACGAACATATCCCTAAGTATTTCAGCCTTTATTGGATTGATCATGCTTGCCGGTATTGTTGTTAACAACGGGATTATTCTAGTGGACTACATCAATATCTTACGCCGACAAGGGATAGACAGAGTTGAAGCGATTATTGAAGCTGGGAAAAGTCGTCTCCGTCCAATTCTCATGACGACCTTAACAACAGCTCTTGCGATGGTCCCAATTGCAATCGGTTTGGGAGAGGGTACAGAAACACAACAACCGATGGCTATTGTTATCGTATTCGGGTTATTTTCATCAACCTTCTTTACCTTAGTTCTTGTTCCTGTGATGTACTTGGTAATAGATAATATGAACAATATGGTGAAGAGGCTGTTAACACGTAGTAAAAAGGGTGCAGGAGAGGTTGAGATTGCAGAAGAAAAATAA
- a CDS encoding TetR/AcrR family transcriptional regulator, whose translation MQKKNKCEQILLGAANVFLDVGFERATIQEIAVRSGVGKGTIYEYFSSKEDLFIQFVKEGVSYVFDQMLQCVESANTFNEMLFNLKKFARELMNKNVQKIAMLWFEFKFASESLSKWVLEQDSILTEKTAAAITELMEKGEVRQVNPSVAASMILDIIRISFYYKLTNTQQQLSDIIDAKIDILNHGLLSK comes from the coding sequence TTGCAGAAGAAAAATAAGTGTGAACAAATTCTATTAGGAGCAGCTAACGTCTTTTTAGACGTTGGCTTTGAAAGAGCAACGATACAAGAAATCGCCGTACGTTCTGGTGTGGGGAAGGGAACGATTTATGAGTACTTTTCAAGTAAAGAAGACTTATTCATTCAATTTGTAAAAGAAGGGGTTTCATATGTCTTTGACCAAATGTTACAATGTGTAGAATCAGCTAACACGTTTAACGAAATGCTGTTCAATTTGAAGAAGTTTGCCCGGGAACTAATGAATAAAAACGTACAAAAAATTGCTATGCTTTGGTTTGAATTTAAGTTTGCTTCAGAATCTCTTTCTAAATGGGTACTTGAACAAGATAGTATCTTGACTGAAAAGACAGCAGCGGCAATAACAGAATTAATGGAAAAAGGAGAGGTTCGTCAAGTAAACCCTTCTGTTGCTGCATCCATGATTCTGGATATTATTCGGATTAGTTTCTACTATAAACTAACGAATACTCAGCAACAACTATCCGATATTATTGATGCAAAAATTGATATACTAAATCATGGTTTACTATCAAAGTGA
- a CDS encoding IS110 family transposase: MDFKQNQKINQVTEETLVVGIDIAKRTHFSCFVDDRGRILQKSFSITQSHQGFESFYDRILKALREHGKTEVLVGIEPTGHYWLNLAYFLEERGIPLVMTNPMHVKRSKELDDNLPTKHDRKDALVIARLLKDGRFSYPRILKDVEAELRVGSTFRSKLTEELGAVKNMMIRWLDRYFPEFTQVFPSFGKMALAVLECTPFPSDLYQKQPDELLVMYRQVEGMKSPQKPKAVRLIEVAAHSIGVTEGRKMARFEIATL; this comes from the coding sequence ATGGATTTTAAACAAAATCAGAAAATAAATCAAGTCACTGAAGAAACCCTCGTTGTCGGAATCGACATCGCAAAGCGTACACATTTCTCCTGCTTTGTTGACGACCGTGGACGGATACTCCAGAAATCATTCTCTATTACACAGTCACATCAAGGGTTTGAGTCATTTTATGATCGAATTCTCAAAGCATTAAGAGAGCATGGAAAAACAGAAGTTCTAGTAGGAATTGAACCAACTGGCCATTATTGGTTAAACTTAGCCTACTTTCTTGAGGAACGAGGCATTCCGCTTGTCATGACCAATCCAATGCACGTTAAGCGTTCAAAGGAGTTAGATGACAATCTGCCTACAAAGCATGATCGTAAAGACGCGCTAGTGATTGCTCGACTATTAAAAGACGGACGTTTTAGTTATCCTCGTATTCTAAAAGATGTCGAAGCTGAACTTCGCGTCGGATCAACGTTTAGAAGTAAGTTGACGGAGGAACTGGGAGCCGTTAAAAACATGATGATTCGCTGGTTGGACCGCTATTTTCCTGAATTCACTCAAGTCTTTCCCTCTTTCGGAAAGATGGCTTTGGCCGTACTCGAATGTACGCCATTCCCAAGTGATCTCTACCAAAAACAACCTGATGAATTACTTGTGATGTATCGTCAAGTAGAGGGGATGAAATCTCCTCAGAAGCCCAAAGCTGTGCGTCTCATTGAAGTCGCAGCTCACTCGATTGGAGTAACAGAAGGACGTAAGATGGCCCGTTTTGAAATTGCCACACTCG